One Rhodobacteraceae bacterium M385 genomic region harbors:
- a CDS encoding CvpA family protein: protein MDGFTIFDGVVGGVIVISAILAYARGFIREVMSIAGWVAAAVVAFIFAPNALPLISEIPVLGDFIGESRELGILAAFAIVFVVALVVVSIFTPLFSTVVQRSALGGLDAGLGFLFGVARGVLLVVVALIAYDRIVGDEPIPAISESRSAAVFANMQSKIEAQIPTDVPGWILERYETLIDGTDEDAAPAATE from the coding sequence ATGGACGGATTTACTATTTTTGACGGGGTCGTCGGTGGCGTGATCGTCATTTCGGCCATTCTGGCCTACGCCCGCGGGTTCATTCGCGAGGTGATGTCAATCGCAGGATGGGTTGCCGCCGCGGTTGTTGCCTTCATCTTCGCGCCCAATGCCCTGCCCCTGATCTCGGAAATTCCTGTGTTGGGCGATTTCATTGGCGAAAGCCGTGAGTTGGGGATTCTGGCCGCCTTTGCCATCGTGTTCGTCGTGGCCCTTGTAGTCGTGTCGATCTTCACGCCGCTGTTTTCGACCGTCGTGCAACGCTCGGCCCTTGGCGGGTTGGATGCGGGCCTTGGGTTCTTGTTTGGCGTGGCGCGTGGCGTGCTGTTGGTCGTTGTGGCCCTCATCGCCTATGATCGCATCGTGGGGGATGAGCCTATTCCCGCCATCTCGGAAAGCCGGTCAGCGGCGGTGTTTGCCAATATGCAATCGAAGATCGAGGCGCAGATCCCCACCGATGTACCGGGCTGGATTTTGGAGCGCTACGAGACTTTGATCGACGGTACCGACGAAGACGCCGCCCCTGCTGCCACTGAATAA
- the radA gene encoding DNA repair protein RadA, whose amino-acid sequence MAKPVTQFTCSNCGTTHKKWSGRCDDCGEWNTIREETPLGTGPGKAALGSAKGKKMILKDLRTKETPPPRQSAGVAELDRVLGGGLVPASATLVGGDPGIGKSTLLLQAAAAFARQGLKVVYVSGEEATAQVRMRAERLGLSESAVMLASETNLRDILTTLEAEAPDLAIIDSIQTMWLDTVDSAPGSVSQVRASSHELTTFAKRRGTSVMLVGHVTKEGQIAGPRVVEHMVDTVLYFEGERGHQFRILRSVKNRFGPADEIGVFEMTGRGLAEVSNPSALFLSDREQPAPGSVVFAGIEGTRPVLVEFQALVAPSNLSQPRRAVVGWDGSRLSMILAVLEARAGISFQGLDVYLNIAGGMRISEPAADLAVAAALLSAREDSALPRETVVFGELSLSGALRPVSQAENRLKEAVKLGFSTAIAPTGCRIADNAGVNVKSFTDLPTFVGDIFGAG is encoded by the coding sequence ATGGCAAAACCGGTCACACAATTCACCTGCTCCAACTGCGGCACAACCCATAAGAAATGGTCCGGCCGCTGTGATGATTGCGGCGAGTGGAACACCATCCGCGAAGAAACACCCCTTGGCACCGGGCCGGGCAAAGCGGCCCTTGGCTCGGCCAAGGGAAAGAAAATGATCCTGAAGGATCTGCGCACCAAGGAAACCCCGCCGCCGCGGCAATCGGCCGGCGTGGCCGAGTTGGACCGTGTCTTGGGCGGCGGCCTTGTGCCCGCCTCGGCCACGCTGGTGGGCGGCGATCCGGGTATCGGGAAATCCACCCTCTTGCTGCAAGCCGCTGCCGCCTTTGCGCGTCAGGGGCTGAAGGTTGTCTATGTCTCGGGCGAGGAAGCGACAGCGCAGGTCCGTATGCGCGCCGAACGCCTTGGCCTGTCGGAAAGCGCCGTGATGTTGGCCTCAGAAACCAACCTGCGCGATATTCTGACTACGCTGGAAGCCGAAGCTCCTGACCTTGCCATCATCGACTCGATCCAGACCATGTGGCTCGACACCGTGGACAGCGCCCCCGGCTCGGTTAGCCAGGTCCGCGCGTCCAGCCACGAGCTGACAACATTCGCCAAGCGGCGTGGCACATCGGTGATGCTGGTGGGCCATGTCACCAAAGAGGGTCAGATCGCAGGCCCCCGCGTGGTGGAACACATGGTCGACACGGTCCTGTATTTTGAAGGCGAGCGCGGACATCAGTTCCGCATTCTGCGCTCCGTCAAGAACCGCTTTGGCCCCGCCGACGAGATTGGCGTGTTCGAGATGACGGGCCGGGGCTTGGCCGAGGTCTCTAACCCGTCGGCCCTGTTCCTGAGCGACCGCGAACAACCCGCGCCCGGATCGGTGGTTTTTGCTGGCATTGAGGGCACGCGCCCGGTTCTGGTGGAGTTCCAGGCCCTTGTGGCGCCGTCCAACCTATCGCAACCGCGCCGCGCCGTTGTGGGGTGGGACGGCTCGCGCCTGTCGATGATCCTTGCGGTGCTGGAAGCGCGCGCGGGCATCTCGTTCCAGGGGCTCGACGTCTATCTAAACATCGCAGGCGGGATGCGCATATCTGAACCCGCCGCCGATCTTGCCGTTGCGGCCGCCCTTTTGTCGGCCCGTGAAGACAGCGCCCTGCCCCGCGAAACCGTGGTTTTTGGGGAACTTTCCCTATCAGGAGCGCTCCGTCCGGTGTCTCAGGCGGAAAATCGGTTGAAAGAAGCGGTGAAACTTGGTTTTTCGACAGCAATTGCACCGACAGGTTGTCGGATTGCTGATAATGCAGGCGTGAATGTCAAATCCTTTACGGATCTCCCCACTTTCGTGGGCGATATCTTTGGGGCAGGCTGA
- a CDS encoding paraquat-inducible protein A, translating into MPKALIAANLLLLIAFPVSWMAPLMRAGLLPLFGLSEISILSGLSALWGDGEYALTALVALLALVAPMAKTICLTLIHLSRAPARLLPALEIAGKLAMADVFLIAVYVTLAKGLSVGRVETAWGLWLFTACVLASLAISMLTARAAKARG; encoded by the coding sequence ATGCCCAAAGCCCTGATCGCTGCCAATCTTCTTTTGCTAATCGCTTTTCCGGTCTCCTGGATGGCGCCGCTAATGCGGGCCGGGCTTCTGCCGCTGTTTGGCCTGTCGGAAATCTCAATCCTCTCGGGCCTTTCTGCCCTTTGGGGCGACGGGGAATACGCCCTGACCGCGCTTGTGGCCCTTCTGGCGCTGGTGGCGCCCATGGCGAAAACCATCTGCCTTACGCTGATCCACCTGTCCCGCGCCCCCGCCCGCCTGCTCCCCGCGTTGGAAATCGCAGGGAAACTGGCCATGGCCGACGTCTTCCTGATCGCGGTCTATGTAACACTGGCCAAGGGGCTTTCCGTGGGCCGCGTTGAAACCGCTTGGGGCCTGTGGCTGTTCACGGCCTGTGTCTTGGCGTCGCTGGCGATTTCGATGTTAACGGCCCGCGCGGCCAAGGCGCGTGGCTGA
- a CDS encoding ATP-binding cassette domain-containing protein, whose amino-acid sequence MTPKISLTGLSKSFGPKHILQDIRLDVATGESLVVIGGSGTGKSVLLKCILGLLTPDAGTIRIDGKPTASTPAFLDRFGMLFQGAALFDSMPIWQNVAFRLLQGRTSRQEARDIAIEKLRRVGLTPETADLFPSELSGGMQKRAGLARAIAADPEIIFFDEPTTGLDPIMSGVINDLIHEIVSEMGATTITITHDMSSVRAIATSVAMLHDGKIRWRGPVGDMDSADDPYLRQFIGGHPNGPIETLR is encoded by the coding sequence ATGACGCCAAAAATCTCCCTCACCGGCCTCAGCAAATCCTTCGGCCCCAAACACATCCTTCAAGACATCAGGCTGGATGTGGCCACGGGCGAAAGCCTCGTGGTGATTGGCGGCTCGGGCACGGGGAAGTCCGTGCTGCTCAAATGCATCCTCGGCCTCCTCACGCCCGATGCTGGAACGATCCGGATTGATGGCAAACCCACAGCCTCGACCCCCGCTTTCCTCGACCGCTTCGGGATGCTTTTCCAAGGGGCCGCACTATTTGATTCCATGCCGATCTGGCAGAATGTGGCCTTCCGGCTCCTGCAAGGTCGCACCTCCCGGCAAGAGGCCCGTGACATCGCGATCGAGAAACTGCGCCGCGTAGGCCTTACCCCCGAAACCGCGGATCTCTTCCCCTCCGAACTCTCAGGCGGGATGCAGAAACGCGCGGGCCTCGCGCGGGCCATAGCTGCCGACCCCGAAATCATCTTCTTCGATGAGCCGACAACCGGCCTCGACCCGATCATGTCCGGCGTCATCAATGACCTGATCCATGAAATCGTGTCCGAGATGGGTGCCACCACCATCACCATCACCCATGACATGAGCTCCGTTCGGGCCATCGCCACCAGCGTTGCCATGCTCCACGATGGCAAGATCCGCTGGCGCGGCCCGGTGGGTGACATGGACAGCGCCGATGATCCGTACCTGCGCCAATTCATCGGCGGGCACCCTAACGGCCCGATCGAGACCTTGCGCTAA
- a CDS encoding ABC transporter permease: MSLATAPFGAIGRTLLTLLSSIGQVALFALSALRHLATPRYYLRETAQQFLTIGWLSLPVVGLTALFTGGALALQIYAGGARFNAEAVVPQIVAIGIARELGPVLGGLMVAGRVASAIAAEIATMKVTEQIDALRTLSTHPMKYLTAPRLIAATLTLPLLVAVGDSIGIFGGYLVSTTRLGFNEAAYLSNTSDFLQTWDVTSGLLKGAAFGFIVALMGCYHGMNSGRGARGVGRATTSAVVSASILILAANYLLTEAFFSA; encoded by the coding sequence ATGAGCCTCGCCACCGCCCCCTTCGGCGCCATCGGCCGCACCCTACTCACCCTTCTTTCCAGTATCGGCCAAGTCGCACTTTTCGCCTTGTCCGCCCTGCGCCACCTCGCCACTCCGCGCTATTACCTTCGTGAAACCGCCCAGCAGTTTCTCACCATCGGCTGGCTCAGCCTCCCCGTTGTCGGCCTCACGGCGCTGTTCACCGGTGGCGCCCTGGCCCTGCAAATCTACGCCGGCGGTGCCCGCTTCAATGCCGAGGCCGTCGTGCCCCAAATCGTCGCCATCGGCATTGCCCGAGAACTTGGTCCCGTCCTTGGCGGCCTCATGGTCGCAGGACGCGTGGCCTCTGCGATTGCAGCAGAAATCGCCACCATGAAGGTAACGGAGCAAATCGACGCCCTGCGCACCCTCTCCACCCATCCGATGAAATACCTCACCGCCCCGCGCCTGATCGCCGCCACCCTCACACTGCCGCTGCTCGTGGCTGTGGGCGATAGCATCGGCATCTTCGGTGGCTACCTCGTCTCCACCACGCGCCTAGGCTTTAACGAGGCCGCCTACCTCTCCAACACCTCCGACTTTCTGCAAACTTGGGATGTCACCTCCGGCCTTCTGAAAGGCGCGGCCTTCGGCTTCATTGTGGCGCTCATGGGCTGCTATCACGGCATGAACTCTGGCCGTGGCGCGCGCGGCGTGGGGCGCGCCACCACCTCTGCCGTCGTCTCCGCCTCCATCCTGATCCTCGCGGCCAACTACCTGCTGACCGAGGCGTTCTTCTCCGCATGA
- the alr gene encoding alanine racemase, giving the protein MAVGTLTIDLGALVANYRALSRLTSAEAAAVVKADGYGLGAAPVSTALAKSGVNRFFVATAEEGATLRQTIGNAPEINVFSGHMADDTALIRDAILTPMLNAPEQLQRHLALPDHPYGIQLNSGMNRLGFQPEDWAANRDQAQDATLIMSHLACADEPDHPQNAAQLSQFRALTDGIKTPKSLAATGGTLLGDDYHFDLIRPGVGLYGGLPFAQAQPVVRLSLPVIQIRTVQPSETVGYAASYTAQSPRQVATVSAGYADGLIRAMSSTATLWHGDTPCPLIGRVSMDLLTVDVTDCAQPPEALDILGPHQTVDDLAAAAGTIGYEILTSLGPRYKRVVLP; this is encoded by the coding sequence ATGGCTGTTGGAACCCTTACGATTGATCTCGGCGCCTTGGTCGCCAATTACCGCGCCCTGTCGCGCCTTACCTCGGCCGAGGCTGCTGCCGTGGTCAAAGCCGATGGCTATGGCCTGGGCGCCGCTCCAGTTAGCACAGCTCTCGCCAAATCAGGCGTAAACCGTTTCTTCGTGGCCACCGCCGAAGAGGGCGCCACTCTCCGCCAAACCATTGGAAACGCGCCTGAAATTAACGTCTTCTCCGGTCACATGGCAGACGACACCGCTCTGATCCGTGACGCAATCCTAACGCCTATGCTGAACGCGCCCGAGCAGCTACAGCGCCACCTTGCCTTGCCCGACCACCCCTATGGCATCCAGTTGAACTCCGGCATGAATCGCCTTGGGTTCCAGCCTGAGGATTGGGCCGCCAACCGCGACCAAGCCCAAGACGCCACTCTGATCATGTCGCACCTGGCCTGCGCCGATGAGCCGGACCACCCCCAAAACGCCGCGCAACTGTCGCAGTTCCGCGCATTGACCGACGGCATCAAGACGCCGAAATCCTTGGCTGCAACCGGCGGCACGCTCCTCGGGGACGACTACCATTTCGACCTGATTCGCCCCGGCGTGGGTCTCTACGGTGGCCTACCTTTCGCGCAAGCCCAGCCCGTCGTCCGTCTCTCCCTGCCCGTCATCCAAATTCGAACCGTTCAACCGTCCGAGACTGTCGGCTACGCCGCCTCCTACACGGCCCAATCCCCCCGCCAAGTCGCGACCGTTTCAGCAGGTTACGCCGACGGCCTGATCCGCGCCATGTCCTCCACTGCCACGCTTTGGCACGGCGACACTCCCTGCCCGCTCATCGGTCGTGTCTCCATGGACCTGCTCACCGTCGATGTGACCGATTGTGCCCAGCCGCCCGAGGCGCTCGACATCCTCGGCCCCCATCAAACCGTTGATGACCTCGCCGCCGCCGCCGGCACCATCGGCTACGAAATCCTCACCTCGCTCGGCCCCCGCTACAAACGCGTGGTCCTCCCATGA
- a CDS encoding replicative DNA helicase yields the protein MNEITTLNPSLPTGVSPDSDAVETAPVLPHNIEAEQQLLGAILTSNDVLDRVDDLVKPDHFHDPVHAEIFTMAAARIAKGLQTDATTLKTFASDIPGLKELGGAEYLVKLQLSAIATSAARDYAQLIHDLAVRRELIELGNRVTDRARAMRDDVAPDDQIVEAESELFALASTGSTNKGFQSFLHALHDAVHMANEAYNRQGGLAGVSTGLTDLDRMLGGLHRSDLLILAGRPSMGKTSLATNVAFNVAKAFREGVKEDGSQGTVDGGVVGFFSLEMSSAQLAQRILSEAAEVPSELIRKGDLNEQEFQRYLKAAGDLERCPLFIDDTPALPIAQVAARARRLKRSPKGLDLLIIDYLQLLKGSGKSDNRVNEVSEITQGLKAIAKELDIPVIALSQLSRQVESREDKRPQLSDLRESGSIEQDADVVMFVYRGEYYKEREKPGEDNLEAMTKWQQDMEHLHGKAEVIIGKQRHGPVGSVELAFEGRFTRFGNLAQDRHGSPEGY from the coding sequence ATGAACGAAATTACTACATTGAATCCGTCTCTTCCCACCGGCGTTTCCCCCGATTCCGACGCGGTGGAAACCGCCCCCGTCCTCCCCCATAATATCGAGGCAGAGCAACAACTTCTGGGCGCAATCCTGACGTCAAACGACGTGCTCGATCGTGTCGATGATCTGGTCAAACCCGACCACTTTCACGACCCAGTTCACGCTGAAATCTTCACTATGGCCGCCGCGCGCATCGCCAAAGGTCTGCAAACCGACGCGACAACCCTGAAAACCTTCGCCTCGGATATTCCCGGCCTCAAGGAATTGGGCGGCGCTGAATATCTGGTGAAGCTGCAACTTTCCGCCATCGCTACCTCGGCCGCGCGCGACTATGCGCAACTGATCCACGACCTTGCTGTGCGCCGTGAACTGATCGAGCTTGGCAACCGCGTCACCGACCGCGCCCGCGCCATGCGCGATGACGTGGCCCCGGACGACCAGATCGTCGAGGCAGAAAGCGAGCTCTTTGCGCTTGCCTCTACCGGGTCCACGAACAAGGGCTTCCAAAGCTTCCTGCACGCCCTCCATGACGCGGTGCACATGGCGAACGAGGCTTACAACCGCCAAGGCGGCCTTGCGGGCGTTTCGACAGGGCTGACGGACCTCGACCGTATGCTTGGGGGCTTGCACCGCTCTGACCTTCTGATCCTTGCCGGACGTCCATCCATGGGGAAGACCTCGCTGGCAACGAACGTGGCGTTCAACGTCGCAAAGGCGTTCCGCGAAGGGGTTAAGGAAGATGGCAGCCAAGGCACCGTGGATGGCGGCGTGGTTGGTTTCTTCTCATTGGAGATGTCCTCCGCCCAGTTGGCGCAACGGATTTTGTCGGAGGCCGCAGAGGTGCCTTCGGAACTTATCCGCAAAGGTGACCTGAACGAGCAAGAATTCCAGCGCTACCTGAAAGCCGCAGGCGATCTGGAACGCTGCCCGCTATTCATTGACGACACCCCCGCCTTGCCCATCGCCCAGGTCGCGGCACGCGCCCGCCGCCTGAAACGGTCCCCCAAGGGGCTCGACCTGTTGATCATTGACTATTTGCAGCTTCTGAAAGGCTCCGGCAAATCCGACAACCGGGTGAACGAGGTCTCGGAAATCACCCAAGGCTTGAAGGCCATCGCAAAAGAATTGGACATCCCCGTCATCGCCCTGTCCCAGCTGTCGCGTCAGGTGGAAAGCCGCGAAGATAAACGCCCGCAGCTCTCGGACCTGCGTGAATCCGGCTCGATTGAACAGGATGCGGATGTGGTTATGTTCGTATATCGCGGCGAATACTACAAAGAGCGCGAAAAACCCGGTGAGGATAACCTGGAAGCCATGACCAAGTGGCAACAGGATATGGAGCATCTGCACGGCAAAGCCGAAGTCATCATCGGCAAGCAACGCCACGGCCCCGTCGGCTCGGTCGAACTGGCCTTCGAGGGGCGCTTTACCCGCTTCGGCAACCTTGCCCAAGACCGCCACGGATCGCCTGAAGGATACTGA
- a CDS encoding orotate phosphoribosyltransferase, which yields MIPSSYPSDATMAAMTARMLLDIRAVHFNTKDLFTHASGKQAPTYIDCRKLISHPRIRSTAMDFLTCKVMRDAGLEAFDNIAGGETAGIPFAAFVAERMALPMSYVRKKPKGYGRAAQIEGEMPEGARVLLVEDLTTDGGSKLKFVDAIRAAGATCAHTAVVFSYGNLPDTEANLAAHGLTLHSLTTWADVIAEARRGGDFDDATLSEVERFLDDPESWRTARGLT from the coding sequence ATGATCCCCTCCTCCTATCCTTCCGACGCCACCATGGCCGCCATGACCGCGCGTATGCTGCTCGATATCCGCGCCGTGCATTTCAACACCAAAGACCTCTTCACCCATGCCTCCGGCAAACAGGCACCGACCTATATCGACTGCCGCAAACTGATCTCTCACCCCCGTATCCGCTCCACGGCGATGGATTTTCTCACCTGCAAAGTCATGCGTGATGCAGGGCTCGAAGCCTTCGACAATATCGCCGGTGGCGAGACCGCGGGCATCCCCTTCGCCGCCTTTGTGGCCGAGCGTATGGCCCTGCCCATGTCCTACGTGCGCAAAAAGCCCAAAGGCTACGGTCGCGCCGCCCAGATTGAAGGTGAAATGCCCGAGGGCGCCCGCGTCCTTCTGGTAGAAGATCTTACCACCGACGGCGGCTCGAAGCTGAAGTTCGTGGATGCCATCCGTGCCGCCGGGGCCACTTGCGCCCATACCGCCGTGGTCTTCTCTTATGGCAACCTCCCCGATACCGAGGCAAATCTGGCCGCCCATGGCCTGACGCTGCATTCGCTGACCACTTGGGCCGATGTGATTGCCGAAGCGCGGCGCGGCGGAGATTTCGACGACGCCACCCTGTCCGAGGTCGAGCGATTCCTCGACGATCCCGAAAGCTGGCGCACCGCCCGTGGCCTGACCTAG
- the pyrC gene encoding dihydroorotase — MTQTLTIRRPDDWHLHLRDGAMMRAVLPETARDFARAIIMPNLVPPVVTASDAIAYRDRILQALPPGADFTPLMTLYLTEQTDPDDVEAAFADGLIHAVKLYPAGATTNSQSGVSTLKNVYPVLERMAKIGLPLCIHGEVTTPEVDIFDREEAFLNNVLIPLRADIPGLKITLEHITTAQGIDYVSEADGDIAGTITTHHLMINRNHMLVGGIRPHYYCLPIVKRASHQQALRAAATSGNPRFFLGTDSAPHLDGAKETACGCAGVFSATNTMSCLAHVFEEEGALDNLEAFASLNGPARYGLPPNETTLTLEKRATPCTYPAKFDTEDGPLTLFDPATPLHWHVT; from the coding sequence ATGACACAGACACTCACAATCCGCCGCCCCGACGACTGGCACCTTCATCTGCGCGACGGCGCCATGATGCGTGCTGTCCTTCCCGAAACCGCCCGTGATTTTGCGCGCGCCATCATCATGCCGAACCTTGTGCCTCCCGTGGTCACAGCCAGCGATGCCATAGCCTACCGCGATCGCATCCTGCAGGCCCTCCCCCCGGGCGCGGATTTCACCCCCCTGATGACCCTCTACCTGACAGAGCAAACCGACCCCGATGATGTCGAGGCCGCATTTGCCGATGGCCTGATCCACGCGGTCAAACTCTACCCCGCTGGCGCCACCACCAATTCCCAATCTGGCGTCAGCACCCTCAAAAACGTCTATCCGGTGCTGGAGCGTATGGCCAAAATTGGCCTGCCCCTGTGTATCCATGGTGAGGTCACAACCCCCGAGGTCGATATCTTCGACCGCGAAGAGGCGTTTTTGAACAATGTCCTCATCCCGCTTCGCGCCGACATCCCCGGCCTCAAGATTACCCTTGAACATATCACCACCGCCCAAGGCATCGACTATGTCTCTGAAGCCGATGGTGACATCGCCGGCACGATCACGACCCACCACCTGATGATTAACCGCAACCATATGCTCGTGGGCGGCATCCGCCCCCACTACTATTGCTTGCCCATCGTCAAACGCGCCTCTCATCAACAAGCGCTTCGGGCCGCAGCCACGTCCGGCAACCCGCGCTTTTTCCTTGGCACCGATTCCGCCCCTCATCTGGATGGCGCAAAAGAAACCGCCTGTGGCTGCGCCGGCGTCTTTTCTGCCACCAACACGATGTCCTGCCTCGCCCATGTCTTCGAGGAAGAAGGCGCCCTCGACAATCTCGAAGCCTTCGCCTCTCTCAACGGCCCCGCCCGCTACGGCCTGCCCCCGAACGAGACGACACTCACCCTCGAGAAGCGCGCCACCCCCTGCACCTATCCCGCCAAGTTTGACACCGAAGATGGCCCCCTCACCCTCTTCGATCCCGCCACGCCGCTCCATTGGCACGTGACCTAA
- a CDS encoding lysozyme inhibitor LprI family protein, whose protein sequence is MSVKRYGCLGAVLAFVMGPLSDPVMAQEWDCDAIDSLPQQGINHCLGEQHGFWDSLLNNAYQQVIAERHGEEEERLRVAQRAWIIYRDATCEMEAAALGGGSGEAMLRLGCLARLTERRARDLETYLRR, encoded by the coding sequence ATGAGCGTCAAAAGATACGGATGTTTGGGCGCGGTACTGGCGTTTGTGATGGGGCCGTTAAGCGACCCTGTGATGGCGCAGGAGTGGGATTGCGACGCCATTGATAGCTTGCCGCAGCAAGGCATCAATCATTGTCTGGGAGAGCAGCACGGCTTTTGGGACAGCTTGCTCAACAACGCTTACCAACAAGTTATCGCAGAGCGCCATGGCGAGGAAGAAGAACGTCTGCGCGTGGCCCAAAGGGCGTGGATCATCTACCGCGATGCCACTTGTGAAATGGAGGCGGCCGCCCTGGGCGGAGGCTCGGGCGAGGCGATGTTGAGGCTGGGCTGTCTGGCCCGCCTGACCGAGCGCCGTGCCCGCGATCTGGAGACATACTTGAGACGATAA
- a CDS encoding cyclase family protein, translating to MCDICVMNSVKERMLSRRSFFKGGAAVAAGAAAATMGQTTPAMADGHSAFFDMTHTLHEDFPTYFGDSQFSREQLFNFADNGFNLFNLTVNEHTGTHIDAPLHFSADGTSVDEIPVGDLVAPLCVIDIAARAEGDADTSVTPDDIAAWVAANGEIPDGACVAMNSGWAGKMGSDAFRGFDGSAQHYPGFHVEAVQMLLETGARSIAVDTLSLDHGISSDFATHYAWLPEGRFGIECLAGLDQVPASGATIIIGAPKHAGGTGGPARIFAMV from the coding sequence ATGTGTGATATTTGCGTAATGAACTCGGTCAAGGAGCGGATGCTGTCGCGGCGCTCATTCTTTAAGGGGGGCGCGGCGGTAGCCGCAGGGGCAGCGGCCGCCACGATGGGGCAGACGACGCCTGCCATGGCGGACGGACACAGCGCGTTTTTCGACATGACCCATACGCTGCACGAGGATTTTCCCACATACTTTGGTGACAGCCAGTTTTCGCGCGAGCAATTGTTCAACTTTGCTGACAATGGGTTCAACCTGTTCAATCTGACTGTCAACGAACATACGGGCACCCATATTGATGCCCCTTTGCACTTTAGCGCCGATGGGACGTCGGTGGATGAAATCCCGGTGGGCGATCTGGTGGCCCCGCTGTGTGTGATTGATATTGCCGCCCGGGCCGAAGGGGATGCGGACACAAGCGTGACCCCTGACGATATTGCCGCGTGGGTTGCCGCCAACGGAGAGATCCCCGATGGGGCTTGCGTTGCGATGAACTCAGGCTGGGCCGGCAAGATGGGCAGCGATGCCTTCCGAGGGTTCGACGGCAGCGCGCAGCATTATCCGGGCTTTCACGTGGAGGCGGTACAGATGCTTCTGGAAACAGGGGCACGGTCTATTGCGGTTGATACGCTGTCGCTGGATCACGGGATTTCTTCTGATTTTGCGACCCATTACGCTTGGCTCCCCGAGGGGCGTTTCGGGATTGAGTGCCTTGCGGGGTTGGATCAGGTGCCAGCATCGGGGGCCACGATCATCATTGGTGCGCCCAAACATGCGGGCGGCACCGGCGGGCCAGCACGCATCTTCGCGATGGTTTGA
- a CDS encoding carboxymuconolactone decarboxylase family protein, with protein MGTVALLSDEEVSAEALAVFNDIRAVRGTDFINNFWRALAHDPALLKATWERLKDVMAPGALDPLVKEMLYVAVSTANGCSYCVHSHTDSAKAKGMSDQMYAEMLAVIGMAMQTNGLVTGLQVPVDAEFQA; from the coding sequence ATGGGAACAGTCGCGCTTTTGAGCGACGAGGAGGTCAGCGCCGAGGCGCTGGCCGTCTTCAACGATATACGAGCCGTTCGCGGCACGGATTTCATCAACAATTTCTGGCGGGCGCTGGCCCATGATCCGGCGCTTTTGAAGGCGACCTGGGAGCGGTTGAAGGATGTCATGGCGCCGGGCGCCTTGGACCCTTTGGTGAAGGAGATGCTTTATGTGGCGGTGAGCACGGCCAATGGATGTTCGTATTGTGTGCATTCCCATACGGACAGCGCGAAGGCAAAGGGGATGTCGGACCAGATGTATGCAGAGATGCTGGCAGTCATTGGCATGGCGATGCAGACCAACGGCTTGGTGACCGGGTTGCAGGTGCCGGTGGACGCTGAATTTCAGGCGTAG